Proteins encoded in a region of the Deltaproteobacteria bacterium genome:
- a CDS encoding ParA family protein, translating to MNAITFFSLKGGTGKTTLSSSVGWLLAEEGRSVLMIDLDPQGHLTQSLRGKPAKNQTSLYYALIHERPLTAAVVPTSHPKLSLIPATEDHLYLNNALISKPWREWKLKDALCAMYPFPYDLVVIDVGASLSLVTYNALFAAQVLIIPVLPDVFSYLSLKNLFTFLEKTCKDFKFNFKMIWVLMNKLNNHRPLDRENRDALIKYYKKFLMPVMVREDLKFSQAIKHQTPVTTYAPQSSAARDLRKVVHFLEGMLAKSKPLKRL from the coding sequence ATGAACGCCATCACCTTTTTCAGTCTAAAAGGGGGGACCGGAAAAACGACCCTCAGTAGTTCCGTGGGTTGGCTCCTGGCCGAAGAAGGTCGTTCCGTTTTGATGATCGATCTGGATCCCCAGGGCCATTTAACCCAATCGCTCCGGGGGAAGCCCGCAAAAAATCAAACTTCCCTGTATTATGCCCTGATCCATGAACGCCCCCTGACCGCAGCGGTTGTCCCCACCTCCCATCCGAAGCTTTCTTTAATCCCGGCTACGGAGGACCACCTTTATTTGAATAATGCCCTGATTTCCAAGCCCTGGAGGGAATGGAAACTAAAAGATGCTTTATGTGCCATGTATCCCTTTCCGTATGATCTGGTGGTTATAGATGTCGGGGCCAGTTTGAGTTTGGTGACTTATAATGCCCTGTTTGCCGCCCAGGTCCTTATTATTCCGGTTTTACCCGACGTCTTTTCTTATCTCAGCCTGAAAAACCTTTTTACTTTTTTAGAGAAAACCTGCAAGGATTTTAAATTTAATTTTAAGATGATCTGGGTCCTGATGAATAAGTTGAATAATCACCGCCCCCTGGATCGGGAAAACCGGGATGCCTTAATAAAGTATTATAAAAAATTTTTAATGCCGGTCATGGTCCGGGAAGACTTAAAATTTTCTCAAGCCATAAAACACCAAACACCCGTTACCACCTATGCCCCTCAGTCATCAGCGGCCCGGGATTTGAGGAAAGTTGTCCATTTTTTAGAAGGGATGTTAGCGAAATCAAAACCCCTCAAACGTCTATAA
- the ruvB gene encoding Holliday junction branch migration DNA helicase RuvB: MNSERIINPEITEEERHLDIGLRPKGLSEFIGQEEVKNNLKIFIQAALERGEALDHVLLYGFPGLGKTTLANIIAQELGVNLKGTSGPVVERPGDLAALLTNLHAKDCLFIDEIHRLNHVVEEILYPAMEDFQLDIMIGQGPSARSIKLDLPKFTLVGATTRAGLLTPPLRDRFGVVLRVDFYSPDELKTILIRSAEILRIPAEEAGIMEIARRSRGTPRVANRILRRVRDFAQVRANGCITLKVAQEALKMLEVDRLGLDKMDRKILLTIIEKFSGGPVGVEALSVALGEEKDTLEDVYEPFLIQCGFLNRTPRGRVATPLAYGHFGKKCPQEFQGNLFEGP, translated from the coding sequence ATGAATTCCGAACGGATTATCAACCCCGAAATTACCGAAGAAGAAAGACACCTGGATATCGGCCTGAGGCCCAAGGGCCTTTCTGAATTCATCGGTCAGGAAGAGGTCAAGAATAATTTAAAGATTTTTATTCAGGCCGCCCTGGAAAGGGGAGAGGCCCTGGACCATGTTCTCCTTTACGGGTTTCCGGGACTGGGGAAAACCACGCTGGCCAATATTATTGCCCAGGAACTGGGGGTTAATCTGAAGGGCACATCAGGCCCGGTGGTCGAACGGCCCGGGGACCTGGCGGCCCTCTTGACCAATTTACATGCCAAAGATTGCCTGTTTATCGATGAGATCCACCGCTTAAATCATGTGGTGGAAGAAATCCTCTATCCGGCCATGGAGGATTTTCAATTGGATATCATGATCGGACAAGGGCCCAGCGCCAGGTCTATCAAGCTGGACCTGCCCAAATTCACCCTGGTCGGTGCCACGACCCGGGCCGGTCTGCTTACTCCGCCCTTGCGGGATCGTTTCGGAGTGGTCCTGCGGGTTGATTTTTATTCTCCGGATGAATTAAAGACGATTTTAATAAGATCGGCAGAGATATTGAGGATACCGGCGGAAGAAGCCGGGATCATGGAAATCGCCCGACGGTCCAGGGGAACTCCCCGGGTGGCTAATCGGATCTTAAGACGGGTCAGAGACTTTGCCCAGGTCCGGGCCAATGGTTGCATTACCCTCAAGGTGGCCCAGGAAGCCTTGAAGATGCTGGAGGTGGACCGGCTGGGCCTGGACAAGATGGATCGTAAAATTTTATTGACGATTATCGAAAAATTCAGTGGCGGTCCGGTGGGGGTTGAGGCCCTTTCCGTGGCCCTCGGCGAAGAAAAAGACACCCTGGAGGATGTCTATGAACCATTCCTGATCCAATGCGGATTCCTGAACCGGACGCCCAGGGGCAGGGTAGCCACCCCTCTGGCCTATGGCCATTTCGGGAAAAAATGCCCCCAGGAATTTCAAGGAAACCTGTTTGAAGGGCCTTGA